One stretch of Candida orthopsilosis Co 90-125, chromosome 3 draft sequence DNA includes these proteins:
- a CDS encoding Oye32 NAD(P)H oxidoreductase, with amino-acid sequence MTVPKEVSPSDEIKGAPAVPYYTPNQPVRAGTFYQDESNQNQDPPALFQPLKVGPLTLQNRIGVSPMCQYSANDKLEATPYHLIHYGALVTRGPGITIVESTSVSPEGGLSPHDLGIWTKEQAESLKPVVEYAHSQKQLIAIQLGHGGRKATGQPPFLHLEQVADESVGGWPDNTVAPSAVAFRPHGNYPVPHELSVKDIKRIIKEFGEAARKAVEISGFDAVEVHSAHGYLSNEFYSPISNKRTDEYGGSYENRVRFLLEVIDEIKANIDINKTPIFVRISASENSPDPNAWSIDDSKKLADLLIEKEVSLLDVSSGGNDYRQAARSNIDAKQREPIHVPFARALKQHVGDKLVVSCVAELDKDVHQLNRFVGEGVFDLALIGRGFLRNPGLVWSIADELGVRLHQALQLGWGFWPNKQQIIDLIARTEKLSTKD; translated from the coding sequence ATGACAGTCCCAAAAGAAGTTTCCCCATCAGACGAAATTAAAGGTGCTCCAGCAGTTCCATATTATACCCCAAATCAACCAGTTAGAGCCGGTACATTTTACcaagatgaatcaaatcaaaaccaagaTCCGCCAGCTCTTTTCCAACCATTGAAAGTTGGTCCACTCACTTTGCAAAATAGAATTGGTGTTTCGCCAATGTGTCAATACTCCGCCAATGATAAATTAGAAGCAACTCCATATCATTTGATTCACTATGGCGCTTTAGTCACTAGAGGTCCTGGTAtaaccattgttgaaagtaCATCAGTAAGTCCAGAGGGTGGATTAAGTCCACATGATTTAGGAATTTGGACAAAAGAACAAGCCGAAAGCTTGAAAcctgttgttgaatatgCTCATTCgcaaaagcaattgattgcTATTCAATTAGGACATGGAGGTAGGAAAGCAACAGGACAACCGCCATTTTTGCATTTGGAACAAGTTGCTGATGAATCAGTTGGTGGATGGCCCGACAATACTGTGGCTCCATCAGCTGTGGCATTTAGGCCACATGGTAATTATCCTGTACCTCACGAATTAAGTGTAAAAGACATCAAGAGAATTATTAAGGAATTTGGTGAAGCTGCCAGAAAAGCAGTTGAAATTAGTGGATTCGATGCTGTTGAGGTCCATAGTGCTCATGGATATCTCTCCAATGAGTTCTACAgtccaatttcaaacaagagAACCGATGAATATGGGGGCAGTTATGAAAACAGAGTGAGGTTTTTGTTGGAggttattgatgaaatcaaggcaaatattgatatcaataaaACGCCTATATTTGTCAGAATCTCTGCTTCTGAAAATAGTCCTGATCCAAATGCATggtcaattgatgattccaAGAAATTGGCTGACTTgttaattgaaaaagaggTTAGTTTACTTGATGTTTCCTCCGGTGGAAATGACTACAGACAAGCAGCAAGATCCAACATTGATGCGAAACAGAGAGAACCAATTCATGTACCATTCGCACGTGCCTTGAAGCAACATGTTGGTGATAAATTAGTAGTTAGTTGTGTTGCTGAATTGGATAAAGATGTTCACCAATTAAATCGTTTTGTCGGAGAAGGTGTTTTCGATTTGGCATTGATTGGTAGAGGTTTTTTGAGAAACCCCGGTTTGGTTTGGAGCATAGCTGATGAATTGGGAGTTCGATTGCATCAGGCATTACAGTTAGGTTGGGGATTCTGGCCTAACAAGCAACAAATTATTGACTTGATTGCCAGGACTGAGAAATTAAGCACCAAGGATTAA
- a CDS encoding Pmi1 phosphomannose isomerase: MSDKLFRLQCGFQNYDWGKIGSSSAVAQFVKKSDPSITIDESKPYAELWMGTHPSVPSQAIGFDKTLRDLITAHPEELLGDSIIRKFGSSKELPFLFKVLSIEKVLSIQAHPDKALGAQLHSQDPKNYPDDNHKPEMAIAVTDFEGFCGFKPVDQLAYTLETVPELKQIIGEELIKEFVTGIKPTVDVGTQDDKTNRSLIQKIFSKLMNTDESEINKQAASLIQSSQSHPEIFTKIDPRLPELIQRLHKQFPNDIGLFCGCLLLNHVALNKGEAMFLQAKDPHAYISGDIIECMAASDNVVRAGFTPKFKDVKNLVDMLTYASEPVEKQKMQPKKFPRSTGDAITVNLFDPPIEEFSVLQTVFDKNGGKQSYKSIEGPSIIIATNGSGLIKIVGSQKCEKIDTGYVFFVAPNTEIELIADGGDEQFTTYRAFVEA, translated from the coding sequence ATGTCTGACAAATTATTTAGACTTCAATGTGGTTTCCAAAACTATGACTGGGGAAAAATCGGATCATCTTCAGCCGTGGCTCAGTTTGTCAAGAAATCTGACCCTTCAATTACCATCGATGAATCCAAACCATATGCAGAATTATGGATGGGTACTCATCCTTCAGTCCCATCTCAAGCtattggatttgataaaacttTACGTGACTTGATTACTGCTCACCCAGAAGAGTTATTAGGCGATTCAATTATTAGGAAATTTGgttcatcaaaagaattgcCCTTTCTATTTAAAGTCTtaagtattgaaaaagtgtTGTCAATTCAAGCTCATCCAGATAAAGCTTTAGGTGCTCAATTACATAGCCAAGATCCAAAGAATTACCCCGATGATAACCATAAACCAGAAATGGCCATTGCTGTTACAGACTTTGAAGGTTTCTGCGGATTTAAGCCAGTTGATCAATTAGCTTACACGTTGGAAACTGTTcctgaattgaaacaaatcattggtgaagaattgattaagGAATTTGTTACTGGTATCAAACCAACTGTTGACGTAGGTACACAAGATGACAAGACAAACCGTTCCTTgattcaaaagattttcagcaagttgatgaatacaGACGAAAGTGAAATAAATAAACAAGCTGCATCTTTGATTCAGTCTAGTCAACTGCATCCAGAAATCttcaccaaaattgatccaaGATTACctgaattgattcaaagGTTACACAAGCAATTCCCCAATGATATTGGATTATTCTGTGGATGccttttgttgaatcaCGTTGCTTTGAACAAAGGAGAAGCCATGTTTTTACAAGCCAAAGACCCACATGCTTACATCAGTGGAGATATTATTGAATGTATGGCTGCTTCGGACAATGTCGTACGCGCTGGATTCACTCCTAAATTCAAAGATGTCAAGAACTTGGTCGATATGTTGACTTATGCTAGCGAACCAGTAGAGAAGCAAAAAAtgcaaccaaaaaaattCCCAAGATCTACTGGTGATGCCATTACTGTCAATTTATTTGACCCACCAATTGAAGAGTTTTCTGTGTTACAAACcgtatttgataaaaacGGAGGTAAGCAATCTTACAAATCAATCGAAGGTCCATCCATCATAATTGCCACTAATGGATCTGGTTTGATCAAGATTGTAGGTAGTCAGAAATGCGAAAAGATTGATACTGGTTACGTATTTTTCGTTGCACCAAACACTGAGATTGAATTAATTGctgatggtggtgatgaaCAATTCACCACCTACAGAGCATTTGTCGAGGCATAA
- a CDS encoding Eps1 protein (S. cerevisiae homolog EPS1 has chaperone protein binding, protein disulfide isomerase activity and has role in ER-associated protein catabolic process, protein retention in ER lumen): protein MKLHGLSLLYLTASAVFANNVHKRSLDSPEAAAPPSNAEASSENIELPPTLGKEDFDAVTSQKLTLVEFYSPYCSHCKSFFPTWQKAYRTFKTKFANLNTDMRQVNCVENGDLCEREQIEFYPNILLYAPILDKDGKTTGKSKMIGSFPRTLEKNEANLISYIQESVADYDPASATMPSASKEMNVDEILKAISGEITKPLFISFWQANKKQWDSVDHGGKLRFSDDCIDCLRVKQLWDKLSNKIVSLADSGHLLCQDYPKVCERLELDQLKDAKKSPPRFVMFLPKDRGTIRFDYDGPIDVAKMKWWVNKLFVNSAYEVVSARGITEVMEFTKTLRHEPFAQNYPLKSKVTVVFFFDVDNVTPEDEAILPYMLRTLQKSPFNIQLYKGKHKRILENIQTMGENLIPYINYDGSEKYEFNEAMQIATSITEVPTIVVLKENCLIPEIYQNFALEQMRKYEEIEKFLERAQYPFIAELTPELVSVYFVDQDRAEDIKDAKVVIIFVDLDNLKATDEALYKLSLVAHEYNFLKKSYYFNQILEQRVSKEQEVEKLKAKNAETLTIMTTMRKQVPHLFNNDDVVFTFINKQTSKNFRYVRGWRIRPDDYEVGDAVVVSKDHRYFWDTDLSNNKLRNEPKQIKSVLMSLLHKDNKVQLKFVGSPYGGVLYFMNYVHDFGIVGYLGLIVVMYVLIYISMRLRRRRYRSPGIIGVNNGAFLPRKSNKD from the coding sequence GAAGATTTCGATGCAGTCACTAGTCAAAAACTAACCCTTGTTGAGTTCTATTCACCATATTGCCTGCATTGTAAAAGCTTTTTCCCCACATGGCAAAAAGCCTATAGGAcattcaaaaccaaatttgcTAACTTAAATACCGATATGAGACAGGTTAACTGTGTTGAGAATGGTGATTTATGTGAACGTGAACAGATTGAATTCTACCCAAATATTCTTCTATACGCACCAATTTTGGATAAAGATGGCAAAACCACTGgcaaatcaaaaatgattggCTCGTTTCCAAgaactttggaaaaaaatgAAGCAAACTTGATTAGCTATATTCAAGAGTCGGTAGCAGACTATGATCCGGCATCAGCTACTATGCCATCAGCGTCAAAAGAGATGAATGTTGACGAAATATTGAAAGCCATCAGTGGAGAAATCACCAAGCCTCTCTTTATTTCATTTTGGCAAGCAAATAAGAAGCAATGGGATAGTGTTGATCATGGTGGGAAATTGAGGTTCAGCGACGACTGTATCGATTGTTTACGCGTAAAACAATTGTGGGATAAATTGAGTAACAAGATTGTTTCATTAGCCGATTCGGGTCACTTACTATGCCAAGACTACCCCAAAGTCTGTGAAAGATTGGAATTGGATCAGCTCAAAGATGCGAAAAAGTCACCACCGAGATTTGTCATGTTTTTGCCAAAAGATAGGGGGACTATAAGATTCGATTATGATGGTCCAATTGATGTTGCAAAGATGAAATGGTGGGtcaacaaactttttgTAAATAGTGCATATGAAGTTGTATCAGCAAGAGGAATAACCGAAGTTATGGAATTTACCAAAACCTTAAGACATGAACCATTTGCTCAAAATTACCCATTGAAGAGTAAAGTTACagttgtttttttctttgatgtGGATAATGTAACTCCTGAAGATGAGGCAATTTTGCCATACATGTTGCGAACATTACAAAAGTCACCATTTAATATCCAGTTATACAAGGGTAAACATAAACGAATTCTTGAAAACATTCAAACGATGggtgaaaatttgattcCATACATCAACTATGACGGGCTGGAAAAGTATGAGTTTAATGAAGCTATGCAAATAGCCACTTCTATAACTGAGGTTCCTACTATCGTTGTATTGAAGGAAAACTGTTTAATTCCAgagatttatcaaaattttgctCTTGAGCAAATGAGGAAATatgaagagattgaaaaattccTTGAACGTGCACAATATCCATTCATTGCTGAGTTGACTCCAGAATTAGTATCGGTATACTTTGTTGACCAAGATCGCGCGGAAGACATTAAGGATGCAAAAGTGGTTATAATCTTTGTTGACttggataatttgaaaGCGACGGATGAAGCGTTGTACAAGTTGTCATTGGTGGCTCACGAATACAACTTTCTTAAAAAGAGCTACTACTTCAACCAAATCCTTGAGCAAAGAGTATCAAAAGAACAGGAagttgagaaattgaaagctAAGAATGCTGAAACATTAACAATCATGACAACAATGAGAAAACAAGTACCTCActtgttcaacaatgatgatgtcGTATTtacatttatcaacaaacaaacccTGAAAAATTTCCGATATGTGAGAGGATGGAGGATTAGACCCGACGATTatgaagttggtgatgCAGTAGTAGTTTCAAAAGATCACCGATATTTCTGGGATACAGATTTAAGCAATAACAAATTAAGAAATGaaccaaaacaaatcaaactgGTGCTAATGTCTCTATTACACAAAGATAACAAAGTGcagttgaaatttgttggtTCTCCATATGGTGGAGTATTATATTTCATGAACTATGTTCatgattttggaattgttggatATTTAGGACTCATTGTTGTTATGTATGTGTTGATTTATATATCAATGAGATTGAGGAGACGCAGGTATAGATCGCCAGGTATAATTGGTGTCAATAATGGCGCATTTTTACCTAGGAAGCTGAATAAGGACTAG